Part of the Venturia canescens isolate UGA chromosome 2, ASM1945775v1, whole genome shotgun sequence genome is shown below.
GCGTTGTCCCTCGATCGATGAATCTCAATGTGGCTTCACTGTCCTCGTATCCCATCAATTCCACGCGATGGGCTACACTGCCGATTTCCAAAGCGTAGTGATTTCCAATCTGATAACCTGGCCTTTGCATATGCCCCATTCGGTTGACGTGCGCCCCAAGCTCGTATTCAAAGTCGCACAGCTcccaatatttcgttttggttGTAAATGTGAAGTtcgttggatttttgaaatccaaGATGATGCACTCCATGGTCCCTTTCCACGTACCAGGCCACGGAGAAGGCGTTGGTACTCCAGGAATGTTGTGGATCCTCATTTTGGAAGATATTTCGATGTTGCTCAGGATGAACTAGCTGATTTCTCAATGTTGAAACTTTCTTGTTGCCGATGTCGTTGTTGACGATCAGGTAGACTTGCCGATGTTGCTAGTAGCTGGACCGGAGCTGGAATGACGCTCCGGAGCCCGCTGCTCCGACTCTTATACCCAACTTCAATCCCCACTCTTTTCACACTCCCCACCACTTCACTTCTACAGTCCTTCATTCGTCCATATTACCCCCACTTCACTTCTACAGTCCTTTATTCGTCCACATTACCCCCTCTTCACTTTTACAGTCTCTTATTCGTCCATATTACCCCCACTTCCATTTCTCTTCCCTTATTTCCCTTTCCGAttcgtttttccttatttttcagtGTTACAGGTAAGTACTTAATTTCTAACATTTctaatttttacaattatttctaatctttttcttttcttttcaatacATCGGATCTAGACGAGTAAGTATTCGCATTTATtgccaaattcaaaaatttttctcttttttcttttgcaggCTAGCGCGTTCCAGGACATCGGTTTCTCATCAGGTAAGTAAGGTgatttattctattttctaattaaacttttcttaattatattttctatttttcaggtTCAGCATTCTCAGGACATCGCTTCTCTACGGTAAGTAATTTTCGCGTTTTCTaatttaaattttaatgctgttttttacttttgttctTCTTTTTCAGGCACAGACTTTCCCAATCATCGTAGGAGTAAGGTAagtaaattttcatgtttttcaggtGCAGAGTTTCCCAAGGACAACGATAGGATGTTTGTTTTCAggttttcaaagaaaaaacaagagactcggttgaaaaatgttgcaaAATGACGTCTTTTATTGCGTTTCGACCGATTTAAGACGTTTTAACATaataaagtaataaaaaataacaaaatttaacgaaaataagGATATTTGAGATCCGTCGTGATAAAGAAGTTTTGaggttataaataaataaatttaaaaaaaatgtacgcaGATGGCGTTAAAACAGCTAGTTTTATGACTCGATTATCCCCGTTTCCAACTCCCTCCTTATTTGTCGGCGTTTCTGGGGCATCTCCTGTTGTGAGAAGTTCATTTCTTTCCTCTCTATGACATGCTTAGCGTAGAGGCAAACAAACACTCCACAATCGTATCCGTTCGTTTGTCGAGGGATATTCATCTTCGTCACCAAACTCCACTCCTCAATTTGGATTGGACCCTCTCCCTTGTTCTTTGCCTCTTCAACCAAATAGTTCTGGAGagtgatcaaatatttcggGTTTTCTCGCCCAAAACTATCGTAATAGACGATATTTCTCGCCAAAAAGTCGATGACCGCCAGACACCAATGGTTGCCCAAGTTGATCGGGACAATCATTTTCTCGAACTTAAAGATGTTGACCTTTCTAGTCCATCTTTTGACTGCTTCGTATCCGTTTACGTGGAGTCGGGGGAAGAAAAACGAGCTCATCGCATATGTTTTTTCGTCACTGATTAACTCGAGGTAATTGTTTATTACCTCGTCGTTCAACCAATTTGTCCCATTTAGGGTTTCAAGGTCCTGTTGTtttatctctctttttattttctttgtttttgtttgtccgTCATCGTTGtcgctttttctcttcttttcattGTTAACGTCATTGTTAGTGTTGTTTCCTTTGTCCTCCTTTATTATCTCCTTTATTTGTCTTTCCTCCTTGTCGTTAGTCCTCTTTCTTTCGTGCTTGCTGTTACCAATGTTATTGttgtcatttttgttttctatgtTCTCCTTGTCTTTTCTTTCCGCTTCTTCCTTTATCCTCtttgtttgtttcttttccctgTCATCATTGGTCCCTTTCTTCTTGTTTTCATTCTTCTCGGTGTTGTCATCCCACCTAAACTCTCCTGCTCCCCATGTTTTCCACTCTTCCGCCTTTTCCTCGAACTCCCTTATAGGGGAAAGCATGACCGGCACCTTAACTGCCTCCCTTACCTCAATCAGGTTCCATTGGCGCTTAATAAAGCGAAGGAGCAGGTCGCGATTTGACCTTCGTGACTCCTCGATCTCTGTCACATGGAGCATCCACTCCGTCTGCATCCCCTTCTCCTTTGTTGAAGATGCGGTTTGCGTCTTCACATCTCTCGTCCTCTTTTTCATCGACGATATCGGGTGAAACACCGCgatgatcgaaatgtcatccTCATCCTTCCTTCCCTTTATCTCCTGCACTATCTCCACCTCCTTATCTTCATTCACCCACTTCCCCTTTTCTCCGTCGGTCTGCTGGCTGAAATGCTTGCGCACCACTTCATCCGTCTGCGTACTTGCGTCCATCTTCATGCCTATACCCGTCCAGAAATTTTCTCCCGCTCATTTCTATCTTTGTTTGTTCCTTCTATTTTCTACTTACTTTTTGGTCATTCCTCATGCTTAGTACACCTAAATCTGTAATTTTTACCTGTATTTACGCCTAAAAAATTCCTAAGTCCCTCTGAATTCTCGTACTTTCGATTTTCTGCTGCTAGAAACCACGTCCGTCTCGTTCGAGTGTCCGTTGTCGAGTGACGACTTGACATGGCGGCCGGACCTCGCTAACGCTCGTGAGTTCGGCTGCTAACAGCGCCACTCGCCGATCGTGGATACTTCGGGAACTAATGCCTAAAACTTCGTTTTCATGAACTTCCGGTCGTGCCGAAAGCATGACGCAATCGCAAACTTCTTATATTGTTTTTCGGTTGTTTAAATGGAATTTATTGTTAACTAACTTGAACAGTCGAGTAATTATGACTCTCTAATGCAATATTTACCCTTTTTCGTAATGTc
Proteins encoded:
- the LOC122407178 gene encoding putative ubiquitin-like-specific protease 1B, with amino-acid sequence MSSRHSTTDTRTRRTWFLAAENRKYENSEGLRNFLGVNTGMKMDASTQTDEVVRKHFSQQTDGEKGKWVNEDKEVEIVQEIKGRKDEDDISIIAVFHPISSMKKRTRDVKTQTASSTKEKGMQTEWMLHVTEIEESRRSNRDLLLRFIKRQWNLIEVREAVKVPVMLSPIREFEEKAEEWKTWGAGEFRWDDNTEKNENKKKGTNDDREKKQTKRIKEEAERKDKENIENKNDNNNIGNSKHERKRTNDKEERQIKEIIKEDKGNNTNNDVNNEKKRKSDNDDGQTKTKKIKREIKQQDLETLNGTNWLNDEVINNYLELISDEKTYAMSSFFFPRLHVNGYEAVKRWTRKVNIFKFEKMIVPINLGNHWCLAVIDFLARNIVYYDSFGRENPKYLITLQNYLVEEAKNKGEGPIQIEEWSLVTKMNIPRQTNGYDCGVFVCLYAKHVIERKEMNFSQQEMPQKRRQIRRELETGIIES